In Paracoccus fistulariae, a single window of DNA contains:
- a CDS encoding glucoamylase family protein, with the protein MARLITGLDDAALRDRVAQATALYFLDWSHPQSGMARERSGGAFGYDVQETVCTGGTGFGILAQIVAAKRGWRPARDILDRVFRIVGFLERADSFDGVFPHFLNGSTGRVLPFSAGDDGGDLVETAFLMTGLLGAASYFRDEPSLAERVEALFQAVNWRAHLRQDGAVMWHRHPDRPWPENALPIRGWNEALPVFILGAGSQTHPLPPASYHQSWVKTPTFLNGRDYAGITLPLGPDWGGPLFLSHYPFLGIDPRGLRDAYADYGEYARAHALVNRAHCLQNPGGWAGYGADCWGLTASDDPSGYVAHSPTEDTGTITPTAALGSFAMVPDQAMPVLRHLHDGLGARIWGEAGFVDAFNESRDWVAESRLAIDQAPIVIGLENHRSGLLWRLVSARPEVQRGLRALGFSAPYLRTEV; encoded by the coding sequence ATGGCTCGACTGATCACCGGGCTGGATGATGCCGCCCTGCGCGACCGCGTGGCACAGGCCACCGCACTTTATTTTCTGGATTGGAGCCATCCGCAGAGCGGTATGGCCCGCGAACGTAGCGGCGGCGCCTTTGGCTATGACGTGCAGGAAACCGTCTGCACCGGGGGCACCGGCTTTGGCATTCTGGCGCAGATCGTCGCGGCCAAGCGCGGCTGGCGGCCCGCGCGCGATATTCTGGACCGGGTGTTCCGGATCGTCGGCTTTCTGGAACGCGCGGACAGCTTTGACGGCGTTTTTCCGCATTTCCTGAATGGCAGCACCGGGCGGGTTCTGCCTTTCAGCGCGGGCGATGATGGTGGCGATCTGGTCGAAACCGCCTTTCTGATGACCGGCCTTCTGGGCGCGGCATCCTATTTCCGCGACGAACCATCGCTTGCGGAACGGGTCGAGGCCTTGTTTCAGGCCGTCAACTGGCGCGCCCATCTGCGGCAGGATGGCGCGGTGATGTGGCATCGCCATCCCGACCGTCCCTGGCCCGAAAATGCCCTGCCCATTCGCGGCTGGAACGAGGCGCTGCCGGTCTTTATCCTTGGCGCCGGATCGCAAACCCATCCATTGCCGCCCGCCAGCTATCACCAAAGCTGGGTCAAGACGCCGACATTTCTGAACGGGCGGGATTACGCCGGGATCACCCTGCCGCTGGGCCCGGATTGGGGCGGGCCGCTGTTCCTGTCGCATTATCCGTTTCTGGGCATCGACCCGCGCGGGCTGCGCGACGCCTATGCCGATTACGGCGAATATGCCCGCGCCCATGCGCTGGTCAATCGCGCCCATTGCTTGCAAAACCCCGGCGGCTGGGCGGGCTATGGCGCGGATTGCTGGGGGCTGACGGCCAGCGACGATCCGTCGGGCTATGTCGCCCATTCCCCGACCGAGGATACGGGCACCATCACCCCGACAGCGGCGCTTGGATCCTTTGCCATGGTCCCGGATCAGGCCATGCCGGTGCTGCGCCACCTGCATGACGGGCTTGGCGCGCGGATCTGGGGCGAGGCGGGCTTTGTCGATGCCTTCAACGAAAGCCGGGACTGGGTGGCGGAAAGCCGTCTGGCCATCGATCAGGCGCCCATCGTGATCGGTCTGGAAAACCACCGCTCGGGC